A region from the Nocardioides coralli genome encodes:
- a CDS encoding PKD domain-containing protein: MPLRPRATLSIAVATALATSLLLPATQSASAEPPKEVQPAAAAVVSEDTVGGLLVENSFVSSVGWVKPGDTYPSRILLTNSSDADVSGVEVTVAAPEGATFTDAGGGATVSPDGTTVTWSPGSVAATSTRTLVLESRAATTDALPTIVWRDISSTATVSVGADTTEVTSHGPKVIPPGEEFDTARYGDRPFPVVPVAYTDRDYQDSHERSLDTVINDPAFEGSTFNLFQEMSLGQLYPEGTVPSEGIADADFDYGPGFDFSKAQAGQTCKGVTFADTPTEEQGTPAYPDRIRDGVYQLPGTTEYYGSDANGTALTGAVAGVGALQAIDSGCGPTGKLVRDAAAIADPEIDYSDYDTDKDGVVDFFMAVFAGCGGNGASQLTVAACEYPDASYDNVWPHSSSLEFYYSDPETGLPGFTTDDQLKDLEGRPLWYEDQTRSAMTTTDTGDALKVYVRVGPYNVNPETAIDRASVISHEYGHSLGLPDFYSTGNRDTYGDWSLMATDKSHNIDAYGRQELGWVVPEVLDSSRTEAGITDSKEDTDTITWQQPDGTPYTLTEGEAGVVRVQNSQMYVAKLPGRVLLDPAKFDSGDGATPVHTWWSRSGNDYGCAKDLGKGHNIDVNLRGPAFDDLPAGTELSLDLKSMWDIEWDYDYGFVLTSTDGGQSFGSNESEKGYTTPASQNPNQNACQAHYGNGLTGTSQSYADGTQDVDRVLGNYPEMIYKADSYDISELVGSEQPVLRFSYATDPGLSRPGWFIDDVTVTATLPGGETREIYTTDFESSGDPDDPRIFNGGCKPHTPGSSCTQGWQYVAAGAEGPSDHAYYLEMRDRSGFDLDGNGQNDRAPIGFESGFYNSYTDEAHGYGNAGTDDPPAQSPLDSSPQPGNSSPNLNDAAWRPGDTPFSDSGEGHTDNYEDPQSQDDNWHFRHDCLTYDVTAMSGEALGPDSADGDLTGTVDFTLGAGCGEFDYGYGEEVVAPPAGETTPPRAAVTITGGEIWTGRKVRLDATRSSDDTSASEDLTYEWDLDNDGRTDATGPQVTKRFGQPGRRKIVLTVTDEAGNSDTLGRTLQVNKLVHARADQVRKQGQWRQRSDRSASKGAYLTNRPGGARDVLTWRFSGPRALLVHGDSDRGGRGTVYVDGTKVGTVSFRGEDRRIAFAQARRFRGLGGGKHTLRLVLTGGKGFVTGLVRYR; encoded by the coding sequence ATGCCCCTCCGCCCTCGGGCCACCCTGTCGATCGCGGTCGCCACCGCCCTGGCCACCAGCCTCCTCCTCCCCGCCACGCAGAGCGCGTCCGCCGAACCACCGAAGGAGGTCCAGCCGGCCGCTGCTGCGGTGGTCTCCGAGGACACGGTCGGCGGCCTGCTGGTGGAGAACTCCTTCGTCTCCTCCGTCGGCTGGGTCAAGCCCGGGGACACCTACCCCTCCAGGATCCTGCTGACCAACAGCAGCGACGCCGACGTCTCGGGCGTCGAGGTCACCGTGGCCGCGCCGGAGGGCGCCACCTTCACCGACGCAGGTGGCGGCGCCACCGTGAGCCCTGACGGCACGACCGTCACCTGGTCGCCCGGCAGCGTCGCGGCGACCTCGACCCGGACGCTGGTGCTCGAGAGCCGGGCAGCCACCACCGACGCGCTGCCGACCATCGTGTGGCGCGACATCTCCTCCACCGCCACCGTCTCGGTCGGCGCCGACACGACCGAGGTCACCAGCCACGGGCCCAAGGTGATCCCCCCGGGCGAGGAGTTCGACACCGCCCGCTACGGCGACCGCCCGTTCCCCGTCGTCCCGGTCGCCTACACCGACCGCGACTACCAGGACAGCCACGAGCGCAGCCTCGACACGGTGATCAACGACCCGGCGTTCGAGGGCTCGACGTTCAACCTGTTCCAGGAGATGTCGCTCGGCCAGCTCTACCCCGAGGGCACGGTGCCCTCGGAGGGCATCGCCGACGCCGACTTCGACTACGGCCCGGGCTTCGACTTCAGCAAGGCGCAGGCCGGCCAGACCTGCAAGGGCGTGACCTTCGCCGACACCCCCACCGAGGAGCAGGGGACCCCCGCCTACCCGGACCGGATCCGCGACGGCGTCTACCAGCTTCCCGGCACGACCGAGTACTACGGCTCCGACGCCAACGGCACCGCGCTGACGGGCGCCGTCGCCGGCGTGGGCGCGCTGCAGGCCATCGACTCCGGCTGCGGTCCCACGGGCAAGCTGGTCCGTGACGCTGCCGCCATCGCCGACCCGGAGATCGACTACTCCGACTACGACACCGACAAGGACGGCGTGGTCGACTTCTTCATGGCCGTCTTCGCCGGCTGCGGCGGCAACGGCGCCTCGCAGCTGACGGTCGCCGCGTGCGAGTACCCGGACGCCTCCTACGACAACGTCTGGCCGCACTCCTCGAGCCTGGAGTTCTACTACTCCGACCCCGAGACCGGGCTCCCGGGCTTCACGACCGACGACCAGCTCAAGGACCTCGAGGGGCGGCCGCTCTGGTACGAGGACCAGACCCGCAGCGCGATGACGACCACCGACACCGGTGACGCGCTCAAGGTGTACGTCCGGGTCGGCCCCTACAACGTCAACCCGGAGACCGCCATCGACCGGGCCAGCGTGATCTCCCACGAGTACGGCCACTCCCTGGGCCTGCCGGACTTCTACTCCACCGGCAACCGCGACACCTACGGCGACTGGAGCCTGATGGCGACCGACAAGTCGCACAACATCGACGCCTACGGTCGCCAGGAGCTCGGCTGGGTGGTGCCCGAGGTGCTCGACTCCTCGCGCACCGAGGCCGGCATCACGGACTCCAAGGAGGACACCGACACCATCACCTGGCAGCAGCCCGACGGCACGCCGTACACCCTCACCGAGGGTGAGGCCGGCGTCGTCCGGGTCCAGAACTCGCAGATGTACGTCGCGAAGCTGCCGGGTCGCGTGCTGCTCGACCCCGCGAAGTTCGACTCCGGTGACGGGGCCACCCCGGTGCACACGTGGTGGTCGCGCTCGGGCAACGACTACGGCTGCGCGAAGGACCTCGGCAAGGGGCACAACATCGACGTGAACCTGCGGGGACCGGCGTTCGACGACCTCCCGGCCGGCACCGAGCTGTCCCTCGACCTCAAGTCCATGTGGGACATCGAGTGGGACTACGACTACGGGTTCGTGCTGACCTCGACCGACGGTGGCCAGTCGTTCGGCTCCAACGAGTCCGAGAAGGGCTACACGACGCCGGCCAGCCAGAACCCCAACCAGAACGCGTGCCAGGCGCACTACGGCAACGGCCTGACCGGGACCTCGCAGTCATACGCCGACGGCACGCAGGACGTCGACCGGGTGCTCGGCAACTACCCGGAGATGATCTACAAGGCCGACTCCTACGACATCTCCGAGCTCGTCGGGTCCGAGCAGCCGGTGCTGCGGTTCAGCTACGCCACGGACCCCGGCCTCTCGCGTCCGGGCTGGTTCATCGACGACGTCACGGTGACCGCCACCCTGCCGGGCGGTGAGACCCGCGAGATCTACACCACCGACTTCGAGTCGAGCGGGGACCCCGACGACCCGAGGATCTTCAACGGTGGCTGCAAGCCCCACACCCCCGGCAGCAGCTGCACCCAGGGCTGGCAGTACGTCGCGGCCGGTGCCGAGGGCCCTTCCGACCACGCCTACTACCTCGAGATGCGGGACCGTTCCGGCTTCGACCTCGACGGCAACGGACAGAACGACCGCGCGCCGATCGGCTTCGAGTCGGGCTTCTACAACTCCTACACCGACGAGGCCCACGGCTACGGCAACGCCGGGACCGACGACCCGCCGGCGCAGTCGCCGCTCGACAGCAGCCCGCAGCCGGGCAACAGCTCGCCGAACCTGAACGACGCCGCATGGCGGCCGGGTGACACCCCGTTCAGCGACTCCGGCGAGGGTCACACCGACAACTACGAGGACCCGCAGAGCCAGGACGACAACTGGCACTTCCGCCACGACTGCCTGACCTACGACGTCACCGCGATGTCCGGCGAGGCCCTCGGCCCCGACTCCGCCGACGGTGACCTGACCGGCACGGTCGACTTCACCCTGGGCGCGGGCTGCGGGGAGTTCGACTACGGCTACGGGGAGGAGGTCGTCGCGCCGCCCGCGGGCGAGACCACACCGCCCCGGGCCGCGGTCACGATCACGGGCGGGGAGATCTGGACCGGCCGCAAGGTCCGGCTCGACGCCACGCGATCCAGCGACGACACCTCGGCGTCCGAGGACCTCACCTACGAGTGGGACCTCGACAACGACGGCCGCACCGACGCCACCGGACCCCAGGTGACCAAGCGGTTCGGCCAGCCCGGACGTCGGAAGATCGTGCTGACCGTCACCGACGAGGCGGGCAACAGCGACACGTTGGGTCGCACGCTGCAGGTCAACAAGCTGGTCCACGCCCGCGCCGACCAGGTGCGCAAGCAGGGGCAGTGGCGCCAACGCTCCGACCGCAGCGCCAGCAAGGGCGCCTACCTCACCAACCGTCCCGGCGGCGCGCGTGACGTGCTCACCTGGCGCTTCAGCGGCCCTCGCGCACTCCTCGTGCACGGTGACAGCGACCGAGGCGGCCGCGGCACCGTCTACGTCGACGGCACCAAGGTCGGCACGGTGTCCTTCCGCGGCGAGGACCGGCGGATCGCGTTCGCGCAGGCCCGTCGGTTCCGCGGGCTCGGCGGCGGGAAGCACACCCTCCGCCTGGTCCTGACCGGCGGCAAGGGTTTCGTGACCGGCCTGGTCAGGTACCGCTGA
- a CDS encoding SRPBCC family protein, whose translation MTTTETELEQSIHIAATPERVWSLVTDLSRMARWSPQVVHSFVRGPVQLGTRAINLNRRGLLFWPTRSKVVVFEPHREFAFRVKDNATIWAFVLEPTDGGTRLVQQRRTPDGVTDISLRLQDAVLGGVDRFTAELQDGMRQTLARIKADAEA comes from the coding sequence TTGACCACCACGGAGACCGAGCTCGAGCAGAGCATCCACATCGCCGCCACCCCCGAGCGCGTCTGGTCGCTCGTCACGGACCTGTCGCGCATGGCCCGGTGGAGCCCCCAGGTGGTGCACAGCTTCGTGCGCGGGCCGGTCCAGCTCGGCACCCGGGCGATCAACCTCAACCGTCGCGGCCTGCTGTTCTGGCCGACCCGCTCGAAGGTCGTGGTCTTCGAGCCGCACCGCGAGTTCGCCTTCCGGGTCAAGGACAACGCGACCATCTGGGCCTTCGTGCTCGAGCCCACCGACGGTGGGACCCGCCTGGTTCAGCAGCGACGTACGCCGGACGGGGTCACCGACATCTCCTTGCGCCTGCAGGACGCGGTGCTCGGCGGCGTCGACCGCTTCACCGCCGAGCTGCAGGACGGCATGCGGCAGACCCTCGCGCGGATCAAGGCCGACGCCGAGGCCTGA
- a CDS encoding M28 family peptidase, translating to MSPSHFSAPLARRRWARAGVAAAASLSLLALTTPPTSADDDRDDRDDRSFELAEDLREDVRGKRIMKHLAAFDEIGRTNGNSRASGTPGYKASVDYVVKELRKSGYQPTVQAFDFPFFEELEPARLVTSGGQELPTGTFTYSGSGNPTAPVQGVDLKLAGDRASTSGCEAADFNGFTPGNIALIQRGTCTFGTKANHAADAGASGVIIFNQGNSAGRMDVIVGTLGEPMPTPIPVVGASFDDGAALAAQSGDVEVFAKTISEIRETWNVFAETEAGDPDNVVMTGSHLDSVAAGPGVNDNGSGSAAILEVAKVLAEEADDDEDLPNKVRFAWWGAEELGLLGAEHYIGDLQANSPEELERIALYLNFDMIGSPNYARFVYDGDNSRFPVGPGAAAGPKGSDAIEQAFHDAFADHDRASEETPFSGRSDYGPFIAKGVDIPAGGLFTGAEGVKSAQQAAYFGGEAGVAYDKCYHQACDDLSNVSRQAIDEMSDAVAKVIGMFAVSTQPVNGIGAEWPALGYGAPVGDGTTGGGGLHDDHDHEPES from the coding sequence TTGTCCCCCTCCCATTTCTCTGCGCCGCTGGCGCGCCGTCGTTGGGCTCGTGCCGGCGTCGCCGCAGCCGCGTCCCTGTCCCTCCTCGCCCTCACCACCCCTCCGACGTCGGCCGACGACGACCGCGACGACCGCGACGACCGGTCCTTCGAGCTCGCCGAGGACCTGCGTGAGGACGTCCGCGGCAAGCGGATCATGAAGCACCTCGCGGCCTTCGACGAGATCGGTCGCACCAACGGCAACTCCCGCGCGTCGGGCACGCCCGGCTACAAGGCCTCGGTCGACTACGTCGTCAAGGAGCTGCGCAAGTCCGGCTACCAGCCCACCGTCCAGGCCTTCGACTTCCCGTTCTTCGAGGAGCTCGAGCCTGCCCGGCTCGTCACCAGCGGTGGCCAGGAGCTGCCGACCGGCACCTTCACCTACTCCGGCAGCGGCAACCCCACCGCTCCGGTGCAGGGCGTCGACCTCAAGCTGGCCGGCGACCGCGCCAGCACCTCCGGGTGCGAGGCCGCCGACTTCAACGGCTTCACGCCCGGCAACATCGCCCTGATCCAGCGCGGCACCTGCACCTTCGGCACGAAGGCCAACCACGCCGCCGACGCGGGCGCCTCGGGCGTCATCATCTTCAACCAGGGCAACAGCGCGGGCCGCATGGACGTCATCGTCGGCACCCTGGGGGAGCCGATGCCCACGCCCATCCCGGTCGTCGGCGCCTCGTTCGACGACGGCGCGGCGCTCGCCGCCCAGTCCGGCGACGTCGAGGTGTTCGCCAAGACCATCTCGGAGATCCGCGAGACGTGGAACGTCTTCGCCGAGACCGAGGCCGGCGACCCCGACAACGTCGTGATGACCGGGTCGCACCTCGACAGCGTGGCCGCCGGCCCCGGCGTCAACGACAACGGCAGCGGCTCCGCGGCGATCCTCGAGGTGGCCAAGGTGCTGGCCGAGGAGGCCGACGACGACGAGGACCTGCCCAACAAGGTCCGCTTCGCCTGGTGGGGTGCCGAGGAGCTCGGCCTGCTCGGAGCCGAGCACTACATCGGTGACCTCCAGGCCAACAGCCCCGAGGAGCTCGAGCGGATCGCGCTCTACCTCAACTTCGACATGATCGGCTCGCCGAACTACGCGCGGTTCGTCTACGACGGTGACAACTCCCGCTTCCCGGTCGGTCCGGGTGCGGCGGCGGGCCCGAAGGGCTCCGACGCCATCGAGCAGGCCTTCCACGACGCGTTCGCCGACCACGACCGCGCCTCGGAGGAGACCCCGTTCAGCGGTCGCAGCGACTACGGGCCGTTCATCGCCAAGGGCGTCGACATCCCCGCCGGCGGTCTCTTCACCGGTGCCGAGGGCGTCAAGTCCGCCCAGCAGGCGGCCTACTTCGGTGGCGAGGCCGGCGTGGCCTACGACAAGTGCTACCACCAAGCGTGCGACGACCTGAGCAACGTCAGCCGCCAGGCGATCGACGAGATGTCGGACGCCGTGGCGAAGGTCATCGGCATGTTCGCGGTGAGCACCCAGCCGGTCAACGGCATCGGTGCGGAGTGGCCGGCGCTCGGCTACGGCGCACCGGTGGGCGACGGCACCACCGGTGGTGGCGGGCTGCACGACGACCACGACCACGAGCCGGAGTCCTGA
- a CDS encoding CCA tRNA nucleotidyltransferase, producing MPEPVQPAWNLRDAQQSLTAELDRLAPVLDGLGSRFAEAGEDLHLVGGPVRDALLGRRVSDLDLTTSAAPETTERLLLGWADAVWDVGRDYGTIGCRKGEWQLEITTYRSESYDPASRKPDVAFGDSLAGDLGRRDFTVNAMAISIPDRTFEDPHGGVVDLAQQQLRTPGTPEDSFSDDPLRMMRAARFAAQLGFTVAPDVVAAMAAMADRIGIISAERVREELVKLVCAPHPRLGLTLLVETRLADRVLPELPALALERDEHHRHKDVYEHTLTVLEQAIDLEHRLDERPDFVVRFAALMHDVGKPRTRRFLPDGSVTFHHHDVVGAKLTRKRMRALRFSGDQTEAVSALVELHLRFHGYGEGEWTDSAVRRYVRDAGEQLERLHILTRADCTTRNRRKAERLRRTYDELEERIARLAEEEELAAMRPDLDGNQIMALLGIGPGREVGEAYRFLLDLRIDEGPLGEEEAGRRLRAWWSARTPL from the coding sequence GTGCCAGAGCCCGTTCAGCCCGCATGGAACCTCCGCGACGCCCAGCAGTCGCTGACGGCCGAGCTCGACCGCCTGGCACCCGTGCTCGACGGCCTCGGATCACGCTTCGCCGAGGCCGGGGAGGACCTGCACCTCGTCGGCGGGCCGGTGCGTGACGCGCTGCTCGGTCGGCGGGTGAGCGACCTCGACCTGACCACCTCGGCGGCGCCGGAGACCACCGAACGGCTCCTCCTCGGCTGGGCCGACGCCGTGTGGGACGTGGGGCGCGACTACGGCACCATCGGCTGCCGCAAGGGCGAGTGGCAGCTGGAGATCACGACCTACCGGTCGGAGAGCTACGACCCGGCCTCCCGCAAGCCGGACGTGGCGTTCGGCGACAGCCTCGCGGGCGACCTGGGTCGGCGCGACTTCACGGTCAACGCGATGGCCATCTCGATCCCGGACCGCACCTTCGAGGACCCCCACGGCGGGGTGGTCGACCTCGCCCAGCAGCAGCTGCGCACCCCCGGGACCCCGGAGGACAGCTTCTCCGACGACCCGCTCCGGATGATGCGGGCGGCCCGGTTCGCCGCGCAGCTCGGCTTCACCGTGGCCCCGGACGTGGTGGCGGCCATGGCGGCGATGGCCGACCGGATCGGGATCATCTCGGCGGAGCGGGTGCGCGAGGAGCTGGTGAAGCTCGTCTGCGCCCCGCACCCGCGGCTGGGTCTCACGCTGCTCGTGGAGACCAGGCTGGCCGACCGGGTGCTGCCCGAGCTGCCGGCACTCGCGCTCGAGCGCGACGAGCACCACCGTCACAAGGACGTCTACGAGCACACACTCACGGTGCTGGAGCAGGCCATCGACCTCGAGCACCGGCTCGACGAGCGCCCCGACTTCGTGGTGCGGTTCGCCGCTCTCATGCACGACGTGGGCAAGCCCCGGACCCGGCGGTTCCTTCCCGACGGCTCGGTCACCTTCCACCACCACGACGTGGTGGGCGCGAAGCTCACCCGGAAGCGGATGCGTGCCCTGCGGTTCTCCGGCGACCAGACCGAGGCGGTCTCCGCCCTCGTGGAGCTGCACCTGCGCTTCCACGGGTACGGCGAGGGCGAGTGGACCGACTCGGCGGTCCGCCGCTACGTCCGCGACGCCGGCGAGCAGCTCGAGCGGCTCCACATCCTCACCCGGGCCGACTGCACGACGCGCAACCGCCGCAAGGCCGAGCGGCTGCGGCGTACCTACGACGAGCTCGAGGAGCGGATCGCCCGGCTCGCGGAGGAGGAGGAGCTGGCCGCCATGCGGCCTGACCTCGACGGCAACCAGATCATGGCGCTGCTCGGGATCGGGCCGGGGCGCGAGGTGGGGGAGGCCTACCGCTTCCTGCTCGACCTGCGCATCGACGAGGGCCCGCTCGGCGAGGAGGAGGCCGGTCGCCGCCTGCGCGCCTGGTGGTCCGCCCGTACCCCCCTCTGA